Proteins encoded together in one Phalacrocorax aristotelis chromosome 7, bGulAri2.1, whole genome shotgun sequence window:
- the RFX7 gene encoding DNA-binding protein RFX7 isoform X3 yields the protein MSSSRAQQMHAFSWIRNTLEEHPETSLPKQEVYDEYKSYCDNLGYHPLSAADFGKIMKNVFPNMKARRLGTRGKSKYPLSGLRKKAFVHMPTLPNLDFHKTGDGLDGAEPGQLQSADEEVVSAACRLVCEWAQKVLSQPFDTVLELARFLVKSHYIGTKSMAALTVMAGAPAGIKGIPQPSAFIPTAESHSFQPQVKTLPSPVDAKQQLQRKIQKKQQEQKLQSPLPGESPAKKTEGTAANGVTSISNGSPAILSPPPIGIVVAAVPSPIPVPRTRQLVTSPSPMGSSDSKVLPLNVQVVTQHMQSVKQSPKTPQNVPASPVGDRSARHRYPQILPKPANTSALTIRSPTTVLFTSSPIKTVVPAPHVNSLNVVKMTAISLAPSSSSVPVKQTPSVSSSAGAVEEGRTGPQIKNGSVVSLQSPGSKPSTVVAAVPAVKIKMEPEALLDESSVQGQETSDMSKSVKATPDLPPAQLLNFEVATLKVSADDVMEAKPVKGCDQGAEEAGTKYKTQSEITPVSSAGNNQSTLKLSVASQNLSSTSIGSPATGESTIKDKTCTKSPRKRQPSTLQDPHIPPVKKPLVEQLSAGNAGEGQKANSVKKSPKVGSLANSDNTATLPQVPSKVPVPSAAAANLAADLSLSANLNTSDSTLGQQLASASSPDIKVKMEGNMIIIENVSKSDGSFNPNTWHHIAKTSDFASVNCEQQQDISVMTIAGHSGSSDLQESAWEPVHCEGIQQDAYNQQLQSQIQDSSLGQMQAQSSNQLPLQSELKEFEHTVPQSNENFFSFDDDLTQDSIVEELVLMEEQMSMNNSHPYGGCLGMALQSQTTAPGAPVSSHPSSAHFYHSIHNNSTPIHTPTPTPTPTPTPTPTPTPTSEMIAGSQNMSRESPCSRLAQTTPVDSALGSSRHTPIGTPHSNCSSSVPPSPVECRNPFAFTPISSSMAYHDASIISSSPVKPMQRPMATHPDKTKLEWMNNGYSGVSNSSVASHGILTSYQELVEDRFRKPHAFAVPGQSFQSQPRHHDTHFGRVTPVSPVQHQAAPVSSTTKQEGFAVPAPLDNKGTGSSLNNSLRCRSVSPAVHRQRNLSGSTVYPVSNIPRSNLTPFGSPVTPEVHNVFANIHADTSANNIAQRSQSVPLTVMMQTAFPSLQKQTNTKKITNVLLNKLDSDSDDAVRGLGVNNMPSNYTARMNLTQILETSTTFPSANPQNIINSSTSVYEFQTPNYLTKNSSTDQISFSSGDNQAQSDIGEQQLDFSSTVKDLLGEDSLPTNQQLVNQVASDLSNVASVFPSDIRLSSELSGSINDLNTLDTNLLFDPGRQQGQDDDATLEELKNDPLFQQICNESINSMATSGFEWMESKDHPAVEMLG from the exons ATGTCGTCCAGCCGTGCCCAGCAGATGCATGCCTTCTCGTGGATACGGAACACCTTGGAAGAGCACCCTGAGACATCCCTTCCCAAGCAGGAGGTTTATGATGAATACAA GAGCTATTGTGACAATCTTGGCTACCACCCATTAAGTGCTGCTGACTTTGGAAAGAtcatgaaaaatgtctttccaaaTATGAAGGCCCGTCGTCTAGGCACAAGAGGCAAATCAAAATATCCTTTG AGTGGACTGAGGAAGAAGGCTTTCGTGCATATGCCAACACTGCCCAACCTTGACTTTCATAAAACCGGAGATGGG ttggatggggcagagcctgggcagCTGCAAAGTGCTGATGAGGAAGTTGTCTCTGCGGCCTGCCGGCTTGTTTGTGAATGGGCCCAGAAAGTGCTGAGCCAGCCTTTTGATACAGTCTTGGAATTGGCTCGTTTTCTTGTAAAAAGTCACTATATTGGTACCAAGTCAATGGCAGCTTTAACAGTAATGGCAGGGGCACCAGCAG GAATAAAAGGGATCCCCCAGCCCTCAGCTTTTATACCTACTGCTGAAAGTCATTCCTTTCAACCGCAAGTGAAAACTCTGCCATCTCCTGTTGAtgccaagcagcagctgcagcgtAAGATCcagaagaagcagcaagaaCAGAAACTGCAGTCTCCTTTGCCTGGAGAGTCtccagcaaagaaaacagaaggcacTGCAGCCAATGGTGTGACCAGTATATCTAATGGAAGTCCTGCAATTCTGTCTCCTCCACCTATTGGCATTGTTGTGGCAGCTGTCCCCAGCCCGATACCG GTGCCAAGGACCAGGCAGCTGGTGACGTCTCCAAGTCCTATGGGATCATCTGATAGCAAGGTCCTGCCACTCAATGTTCAGGTGGTCACTCAGCACATGCAATCAGTCAAGCAGTCACCAAAGACTCCCCAGAATGTTCCCGCCAGCCCAGTTGGTGACCGCTCTGCCCGGCATCGCTACCCGCAGATCTTACCGAAGCCAGCAAATACCAGTGCTCTCACCATCCGCTCTCCCACGACAGTGCTCTTTACCAGTAGCCCAATCAAGACTGTTGTGCCAGCTCCACATGTGAATTCCTTAAATGTGGTAAAAATGACAGCAATATCTCTTGCCCCAAGCAGCAGTAGTGTCCCCGTCAAACAGACACCTTCAGTTAGCAGTAGTGCAGGAGCAGTGGAAGAAGGGAGGACTGGTCCACAGATCAAAAATGGGTCTGTTGTTTCACTTCAGTCTCCAGGATCCAAGCCTAGCACTGTTGTAGCTGCTGTGCCGGCAGTCAAGATCAAAATGGAACCAGAAGCACTGCTGGATGAGAGCTCAGTACAGGGCCAAGAGACCTCTGACATGTCTAAATCCGTAAAGGCAACCCCTGACCTGCCTCCTGCTCAACTACTTAATTTTGAGGTTGCAACCTTGAAGGTTTCAGCTGATGATGTAATGGAGGCAAAACCAGTTAAGGGCTGTGATCAGGGAGCTGAAGAAGCAGGGACCAAATATAAAACACAGTCTGAGATCACACCGGTTTCTTCAGCAGGCAATAATCAAAGCACTCTAAAGCTCTCGGTTGCCAGTCAAAACTTGTCCAGCACCAGCATTGGTTCACCTGCTACTGGTGAGTCTACGATTAAAGACAAAACATGCACTAAAAGTCCAAGAAAACGACAACCTTCTACACTTCAAGATCCCCATATACCACCTGTAAAGAAACCACTGGTGGAGCAGCTTTCAGCTGGTAATGCCGGAGAGGGtcaaaaagcaaacagtgtTAAGAAATCTCCAAAGGTTGGATCGTTAGCTAACAGTGACAATACAGCAACACTTCCTCAAGTTCCCAGCAAGGTACCTGtaccttctgcagctgcagcaaactTAGCAGCAGACCTTTCTTTGAGCGCCAATTTAAATACCAGTGATTCTACTTTAGGACAGCAACTTGCATCAGCATCATCTCCAgatataaaagtaaaaatggaaggaaacatGATTATCatagaaaatgtttcaaaatctgATGGCAGCTTTAACCCAAATACATGGCACCATATTGCCAAAACCTCCGACTTTGCATCTGTGAATTGTGAACAGCAGCAAGATATCAGTGTTATGACTATTGCAGGGCACTCTGGCTCTAGTGACTTACAGGAATCAGCATGGGAGCCAGTGCACTGCGAAGGTATACAGCAGGATGCATACAACCAGCAGTTACAGAGCCAGATCCAAGACTCCTCCTTAGGTCAAATGCAAGCACAGTCTTCAAATCAGTTACCTCTGCAGTCTGAGCTGAAGGAGTTTGAACATACAGTTCCTCAGTCCAATGAAAACTTCTTTTCATTTGATGATGACCTTACCCAGGATAGCATTGTGGAGGAGCTGGTGCTCATGGAGGAGCAGATGTCCATGAATAATTCTCATCCTTATGGCGGTTGTCTAGGAATGGCACTGCAGAGTCAGACCACAGCCCCAGGAGCTCCCGTGTCATCTCATCCAAGCAGTGCACACTTCTACCATTCAATCCATAACAACAGCACTCCGATTCACACCCCGACTCCAACCCCCACCCCGACTCCAACCCCCACCCCGACTCCAACCCCCACCTCTGAAATGATCGCTGGATCTCAGAACATGTCCCGAGAGAGCCCGTGTTCCAGGCTGGCTCAGACGACTCCCGTAGACAGTGCTCTAGGAAGCAGCCGGCATACACCCATTGGCACACCGCATTcaaactgcagcagcagtgtcCCTCCAAGTCCTGTGGAATGCCGAAACCCATTTGCATTTACTCCCATCAGCTCCAGTATGGCTTACCATGATGCCAGCATTATATCAAGTAGTCCTGTGAAGCCAATGCAGCGGCCTATGGCTACTCATCCTGACAAAACCAAGCTTGAATGGATGAATAATGGCTATAGTGGTGTTAGCAATTCATCAGTTGCAAGCCATGGCATCCTTACAAGCTATCAGGAGCTGGTGGAAGACCGCTTCAGGAAACCTCACGCTTTTGCTGTTCCTGGCCAGTCGTTCCAGTCTCAGCCACGCCACCATGATACTCACTTTGGTCGCGTAACTCCTGTTTCACCTGTGCAGCACCAGGCAGCCCCTGTCAGTAGCACCACCAAGCAAGAGGGCTTTGCTGTTCCTGCTCCTTTGGACAACAAAGGAACCGGTTCCTCTCTCAACAACAGTCTGAGATGCCGGAGTGTGAGCCCTGCTGTCCACCGCCAGCGTAATCTCAGTGGAAGCACTGTTTACCCCGTTTCAAATATACCACGCTCTAACCTGACACCTTTTGGAAGCCCAGTGACTCCTGAAGTTCACAATGTATTTGCTAATATCCATGCAGACACCAGTGCCAATAACATAGCGCAGAGAAGCCAGTCAGTCCCATTGACTGTGATGATGCAGACAGCCTTCCCATCtcttcagaaacaaacaaacactaaaaaaataaCCAACGTTTTGTTAAACAAACTTGATTCTGATAGTGATGATGCAGTGAGAGGTTTGGGAGTGAACAACATGCCCTCAAATTACACAGCCAGGATGAATCTCACTCAGATTTTAGAGACATCCACCACTTTTCCTAGTGCCAACCCACAAAACATTATCAATTCCAGCACTTCAGTTTATGAATTCCAAACACCAAATTACCTCACAAAAAACAGCAGCACCGATCAGAtcagtttttcttctggagATAACCAAGCACAATCAGACATCGGAGAGCAGCAATTAGATTTTAGCAGCACCGTAAAAGACCTTTTAGGGGAGGACAGTCTGCCAACAAACCAGCAGCTGGTGAATCAGGTGGCATCAGATCTCAGTAATGTTGCATCTGTCTTTCCCAGTGACATCAGGTTGTCTTCCGAGCTCTCAGGCAGCATTAACGATCTGAACACTTTAGACACAAATCTACTGTTTGATCCAGGTCGTCAGCAGGGACAAGACGATGATGCTACACTGGAGGAATTGAAAAATGACCCCTTGTTTCAACAAATCTGCAATGAATCCATTAACTCAATGGCTACATCAGGTTTTGAGTGGATGGAGAGTAAGGATCATCCTGCTGTTGAAATGTTGGGTTAA